One window from the genome of Deltaproteobacteria bacterium encodes:
- the rpoB gene encoding DNA-directed RNA polymerase subunit beta produces MSEPLLSGRRLRLDFSKMHKILPVPDLLDAQLRSYYDFLSEDLGVEKNLKRLFETTFPIEDIHGRLTLEFVDYEVGHSKHKPDECRAKGITYGGSLLMIVRLTVWNIDEKTGKRISPQDVKEQKIYLGEMPLMTEKGSFIINGVERVIVSQLHRSPGPIFKKLALSSTGGRVFYHGQIISDVGSWIEFESDVKDVIYARIDRKKKFPATIILKALGLGEEKMFSLFYSPTKVRIDNGAFFVEASDKARGFKVNADVEKDEEIVVLKDEKISSESVEKAKRCGVEWFPVDKEQIVDHYLYKSVLDEKGEVILDCGDMITNSYLDVFESMENVVLELICADYDDYTIRNTLILDREIMGKFKTAAFDNVPEEDVAKIYIHHVLRPGESATTESAKTFFNMLFFDPKRYDVSLEGRLKLNEIFNIDVPEDIRILTPDDFVGMLKYLILLKNEVVIPDDRDSLFNRRLGLVGELLYGQMRIGLLRMQKLIKDRMIIRDIAGITPFDLINAKPVTSAIMSFFSMGQLSQFLDQTNILAEISHKRRLSALGPGGLTRERAGFEVRDVHPSHYGRICPVETPEGPNIGLITSMATYARVNRYGFLETPYRRVKDGKVLTELDYLMASQEKGHIIAQANAALNPDGTFKNKYVSARKDDEFVMVKREEVTLMDVSPNQLVGVTGSLIPFLEHDDANRALMGSNMQRQAVPLITNEAPLVGTGMESVVARYSRSAVIAQRDGEVVRVEANRICIRSKEKENLCNLDDYPIRRFEKTNQNVCFDQHPIVNVGDKVKKGQVIADGPTMDKGELALGKNLVVAFIPWYGYNYEDAVVISHQAVDEDVYTSVHIREFDVSVRDIKLGLEEITADIPNVSSEVIRNLDENGIVRIGAYVKPGDVLVGKITPKVETYYSPEERLLRAIFGEKASNVADSSLRVPSDAEGVIIDVKILRSRQAEKGDRFKEMEEMNVENINKELQSKLNIVNKLYMDSLKQLIAQNPLEKDVVNIKGKIVEKKGKRVSIKKLSSLDVNGLKSLCVSKKLKQKSLSIERYYKKMIKDLKESAAEEIKNTGKEDDLPSGVVMAVKVYMAVKRKLMVGDKMAGRHGNKGVVSKILPAEDLPFLEDGTPVDIVLNPLGVPSRMNIGQILEAHLGFICKGLGEKINVLVKQGKKTAIRNFLNDIFEGNKRETKAFIERLSNEELTRFAIDWASGVKASVPVFESATEEELEGLVKRSGIKLSKMKLYDGVTGEPFANPVSVGCMYVMKLNHLVEDKIHARSIGPYSLVTQQPLGGKAQFGGQRFGEMEVWALEGYGAAYTLQEMLTIKSDDIPGRNKAYEFATKGKDITLGGVPESFNVLVQELKSLCLDVELLKSVRSVY; encoded by the coding sequence ATGAGTGAACCTTTACTTTCTGGTAGGAGGTTGAGGCTTGATTTTTCGAAGATGCATAAGATTTTGCCTGTTCCTGACCTTTTAGATGCGCAGTTGAGGTCCTATTATGATTTTTTGAGTGAGGATCTTGGAGTGGAGAAAAATTTAAAGAGGTTGTTTGAAACAACCTTTCCAATAGAGGATATTCATGGTCGGCTTACATTGGAGTTTGTTGATTACGAAGTTGGCCATTCCAAACACAAGCCTGATGAGTGTAGAGCAAAGGGCATTACTTATGGCGGTTCACTACTTATGATAGTGAGGCTTACTGTTTGGAATATTGATGAAAAAACAGGCAAGAGGATATCTCCGCAGGATGTAAAAGAGCAGAAGATATATTTAGGCGAGATGCCGTTGATGACAGAAAAGGGCAGTTTTATTATAAATGGGGTAGAAAGGGTTATTGTTAGCCAGTTGCATCGTTCACCGGGACCTATATTTAAAAAACTTGCTTTATCCTCAACTGGAGGAAGAGTTTTTTATCATGGTCAAATTATCTCTGATGTGGGTTCATGGATTGAATTCGAATCAGACGTAAAGGATGTTATTTATGCTCGTATAGATAGAAAAAAGAAGTTTCCTGCTACCATTATCCTTAAGGCATTGGGACTTGGAGAGGAGAAGATGTTTTCTCTCTTCTATTCTCCTACAAAAGTGAGAATAGACAATGGTGCGTTTTTTGTAGAAGCCTCTGATAAAGCTCGTGGATTTAAGGTAAATGCGGATGTTGAGAAAGACGAAGAGATAGTCGTCTTGAAGGATGAAAAGATATCTTCCGAATCGGTGGAGAAAGCAAAACGATGCGGCGTGGAATGGTTTCCTGTGGATAAAGAGCAGATAGTGGATCATTATTTGTATAAAAGTGTGTTGGACGAGAAGGGAGAAGTTATTCTGGATTGCGGAGATATGATAACTAACAGTTACCTGGATGTCTTTGAGTCTATGGAAAATGTAGTTTTAGAGTTGATTTGCGCAGATTATGATGATTACACGATAAGAAACACACTAATTTTAGATAGAGAGATAATGGGGAAATTTAAGACGGCTGCTTTTGACAATGTGCCAGAAGAAGATGTAGCCAAAATATATATTCATCATGTATTGAGACCTGGTGAATCTGCGACAACTGAAAGTGCTAAAACTTTTTTTAATATGTTGTTTTTTGATCCCAAGAGATATGATGTTTCATTGGAGGGAAGATTAAAGTTAAACGAGATCTTTAATATAGATGTACCGGAAGATATAAGAATATTAACCCCTGATGATTTTGTTGGTATGCTTAAATATTTAATTTTATTGAAGAATGAAGTAGTCATACCGGATGATAGGGATAGCCTTTTTAATAGAAGATTAGGCTTGGTTGGTGAACTGCTTTATGGACAGATGAGAATAGGTCTTTTAAGGATGCAGAAACTCATCAAAGATAGGATGATAATTAGGGATATAGCAGGTATAACACCATTTGATCTTATAAATGCTAAACCTGTAACATCGGCAATTATGAGCTTTTTTTCTATGGGCCAACTCTCCCAATTTTTAGATCAGACAAATATTTTGGCGGAGATTAGTCACAAGAGAAGATTGTCGGCGTTGGGTCCTGGAGGATTAACAAGAGAGAGAGCAGGTTTTGAGGTAAGGGATGTCCATCCTTCTCATTATGGAAGGATCTGCCCGGTGGAAACGCCAGAAGGGCCTAACATAGGTCTTATTACCTCTATGGCTACATATGCAAGAGTAAATAGATATGGTTTCTTAGAAACGCCTTATAGAAGAGTAAAAGATGGAAAGGTTTTAACTGAACTGGATTATCTCATGGCATCGCAAGAAAAGGGACATATTATTGCTCAGGCAAATGCAGCTTTAAATCCGGATGGGACATTTAAGAATAAATATGTTTCCGCTCGAAAGGATGATGAATTTGTTATGGTCAAGAGAGAAGAGGTAACTCTGATGGATGTTTCTCCGAACCAGTTAGTGGGTGTAACTGGTTCGCTCATTCCTTTTCTTGAGCATGATGATGCCAATCGTGCACTTATGGGTTCGAATATGCAGAGGCAAGCTGTGCCTCTGATTACAAACGAGGCGCCATTAGTTGGTACGGGAATGGAGAGTGTTGTAGCCAGATATTCTCGTAGTGCGGTTATTGCTCAGAGAGACGGTGAGGTAGTAAGAGTGGAAGCTAACAGAATATGTATAAGGAGTAAAGAGAAGGAAAATCTTTGTAACCTGGATGATTATCCAATAAGAAGGTTTGAGAAAACCAACCAAAATGTATGTTTTGATCAACACCCCATTGTAAATGTAGGGGATAAAGTAAAAAAAGGACAGGTCATTGCAGACGGACCAACAATGGATAAAGGAGAATTAGCTTTAGGGAAAAACCTGGTGGTAGCTTTTATTCCGTGGTACGGATATAATTATGAAGATGCAGTTGTTATTTCTCACCAGGCAGTTGATGAAGATGTTTATACTTCAGTGCACATAAGAGAATTTGATGTTTCTGTAAGAGACATCAAACTGGGGTTGGAAGAAATTACTGCCGATATTCCCAATGTCTCATCTGAGGTGATAAGAAACCTGGACGAAAACGGTATTGTGAGGATAGGTGCTTATGTAAAACCGGGGGATGTGCTTGTGGGCAAGATTACACCGAAAGTAGAGACTTACTATTCACCTGAAGAGAGACTCTTAAGAGCGATATTCGGAGAGAAAGCAAGTAATGTTGCTGATTCGTCCCTACGGGTTCCTTCTGATGCAGAAGGTGTGATTATAGATGTGAAAATATTGAGAAGCAGACAAGCAGAAAAAGGGGATCGCTTTAAAGAGATGGAAGAGATGAATGTGGAGAATATAAATAAAGAGTTGCAGAGTAAGTTAAACATTGTAAACAAATTATATATGGACAGTTTAAAGCAACTCATTGCTCAAAATCCTTTAGAAAAGGATGTGGTGAATATAAAGGGAAAAATAGTGGAGAAGAAGGGGAAACGGGTTTCAATAAAGAAACTGTCTTCTCTGGATGTAAATGGGCTAAAGAGTCTATGTGTTTCCAAAAAGCTTAAGCAAAAATCGCTTTCAATAGAGCGTTATTACAAGAAAATGATCAAGGATCTGAAAGAATCCGCAGCAGAAGAAATAAAAAATACAGGAAAGGAAGATGATTTGCCGTCTGGAGTGGTAATGGCGGTAAAGGTTTATATGGCAGTCAAGAGAAAACTTATGGTGGGAGATAAAATGGCTGGCAGGCATGGTAATAAGGGAGTTGTATCTAAAATATTGCCAGCTGAGGACTTGCCATTTTTAGAGGACGGAACGCCAGTGGACATTGTTCTTAATCCGTTGGGTGTGCCTTCTCGAATGAATATTGGTCAGATATTAGAAGCACATCTGGGTTTTATTTGTAAAGGATTAGGAGAGAAGATTAATGTTCTGGTTAAACAAGGAAAAAAAACCGCTATAAGAAATTTTTTGAATGACATTTTTGAGGGAAATAAGAGGGAGACTAAAGCATTTATAGAGCGTTTAAGTAATGAGGAACTTACGAGATTTGCCATTGATTGGGCAAGTGGCGTGAAGGCAAGCGTGCCTGTTTTTGAAAGTGCAACAGAGGAAGAGCTTGAAGGCCTGGTTAAGAGAAGCGGAATAAAGTTATCCAAAATGAAATTATACGATGGTGTTACAGGGGAGCCGTTTGCCAATCCTGTATCTGTGGGTTGCATGTATGTGATGAAGCTCAATCATCTGGTAGAAGATAAAATACATGCAAGAAGTATAGGTCCTTACTCCTTAGTGACACAACAGCCCTTAGGAGGAAAAGCGCAATTTGGTGGTCAGCGATTCGGAGAAATGGAGGTGTGGGCATTGGAAGGTTATGGTGCTGCGTATACTTTACAGGAGATGCTCACTATAAAATCAGATGATATTCCTGGCAGGAACAAGGCTTATGAGTTTGCGACGAAGGGAAAAGATATAACTTTGGGAGGAGTACCCGAATCATTTAATGTACTTGTTCAGGAATTGAAATCCTTGTGTTTAGATGTGGAACTTTTAAAGAGCGTTAGGAGTGTTTATTGA
- the rplL gene encoding 50S ribosomal protein L7/L12 codes for MPDISKGDVVKFIENMTVLEMSEFVKELEEHFGVSAQAMVAQAAPAQAAEEAKPEEKTEFDIVLKEIGQKKIQLIKTVREITGLGLKEAKELVDKTPTKVKQHLSKEEAEAIKAKIEEAGATAEVE; via the coding sequence ATGCCTGATATTAGTAAAGGAGATGTTGTCAAATTTATTGAGAACATGACTGTTTTGGAGATGAGTGAGTTTGTTAAAGAGTTAGAAGAGCATTTTGGAGTAAGCGCTCAGGCAATGGTTGCTCAGGCAGCTCCAGCTCAAGCGGCCGAAGAAGCAAAGCCGGAAGAGAAAACCGAATTCGACATTGTGTTGAAGGAAATTGGCCAGAAAAAGATTCAGCTTATAAAAACAGTGAGAGAGATTACAGGTTTGGGGTTGAAAGAAGCGAAGGAGTTAGTAGATAAAACCCCTACTAAAGTGAAGCAGCATTTATCCAAAGAAGAAGCAGAAGCTATTAAGGCTAAGATAGAAGAGGCAGGAGCTACTGCTGAAGTTGAATAA
- a CDS encoding 50S ribosomal protein L10 produces the protein MESKSIKEKREKVEKLREDVSKWQVMVLSDFSGMSIKEMEDVRGALKESGGGFHVMGNTIIKRALKDTGFSGLVDKISGPNAVAYTAANPVDLIQTLVRKTKTYENLKIKSGAFEKRLLSRDEIRAIATLPPREVLTAQLLSMLNAPLSNFMNVFNGILLKFIYVLKACEEKKDRTLGGNGNA, from the coding sequence TTGGAAAGCAAAAGTATAAAGGAAAAAAGAGAAAAAGTAGAGAAGTTGAGAGAGGATGTGAGTAAATGGCAGGTCATGGTTCTTTCTGATTTTTCTGGTATGAGTATAAAAGAAATGGAAGATGTGAGAGGGGCGTTGAAGGAAAGCGGCGGCGGTTTTCATGTTATGGGAAACACGATTATAAAAAGGGCGTTAAAGGATACGGGGTTTAGTGGGCTTGTGGATAAAATCTCAGGTCCTAATGCTGTAGCTTATACCGCAGCAAACCCCGTTGATTTGATTCAAACATTAGTGAGAAAAACGAAGACTTATGAGAACTTGAAGATTAAATCAGGTGCGTTTGAAAAAAGATTGCTTTCTCGGGATGAAATTAGAGCAATTGCTACTCTCCCACCAAGAGAGGTTCTCACTGCACAACTCTTGTCTATGTTGAATGCACCTCTGTCTAATTTTATGAATGTGTTTAATGGTATCTTGCTGAAATTTATTTATGTTTTGAAAGCTTGTGAGGAAAAAAAGGATAGGACTTTAGGAGGTAATGGGAATGCCTGA
- a CDS encoding 50S ribosomal protein L1 — MMKRGKKYLQALEKYDQHKEYSLEEGIKILKDIAYANYDEAIEVSMHLGVDPRHADQLVRGMVVLPHGRGKSVKVLVFAKGEKVKEAENAGADYVGGEDMAEKIKGGWLEFDKIIATPDMMSVVGKMGKILGPRGLMPNPKLGTVTFDVKGAVERAKAGEIEFRVDKTANIHASIARKSFDSEKLKENILAFYDSVVKAKPKAAKGRYIETLYLSATHSPSVKIGVGTIK, encoded by the coding sequence ATTATGAAAAGAGGTAAAAAATACTTACAGGCTTTGGAAAAATATGATCAACATAAGGAATATTCGTTGGAAGAAGGCATAAAGATATTAAAGGATATTGCCTATGCAAATTATGATGAAGCGATAGAGGTTTCTATGCATTTAGGTGTTGATCCGAGACACGCTGACCAGTTAGTTAGGGGTATGGTGGTGTTGCCTCACGGGCGTGGTAAGTCTGTTAAGGTGTTGGTTTTTGCCAAAGGAGAAAAGGTGAAAGAGGCGGAGAATGCAGGCGCAGATTATGTTGGCGGAGAAGATATGGCGGAGAAGATAAAGGGCGGATGGTTGGAGTTTGATAAGATAATTGCAACGCCGGATATGATGTCTGTAGTAGGAAAAATGGGTAAGATATTAGGGCCGCGAGGACTAATGCCCAATCCGAAATTAGGAACGGTGACATTTGATGTGAAGGGGGCTGTAGAGAGAGCTAAGGCAGGAGAAATAGAGTTTAGAGTAGATAAAACGGCTAATATTCATGCCTCAATTGCCAGAAAATCTTTTGATAGCGAAAAACTTAAGGAAAATATACTGGCCTTTTACGATTCAGTTGTGAAGGCGAAACCTAAAGCAGCAAAGGGAAGATATATAGAAACTCTTTATTTGAGTGCAACTCATTCCCCTTCTGTGAAGATTGGCGTGGGAACAATTAAATGA
- the rplK gene encoding 50S ribosomal protein L11 yields the protein MKEEAAATIKLQIQAGKASPAPPVGPALGQHGINIMDFCKKFNEQTKDKGDYTIPVVIKLYKNRSFSFVTKTPPASELIMKALKIEKGSSMPNKTKVGKLSKKDLENIARMKLPDLNTKDIEKAMKIVAGTAQNMGVEVEL from the coding sequence ATGAAAGAGGAAGCTGCTGCTACCATTAAGTTACAAATACAGGCAGGAAAGGCGTCTCCCGCACCGCCTGTAGGCCCGGCGTTGGGCCAGCATGGGATAAATATTATGGATTTCTGTAAGAAGTTTAATGAACAGACAAAGGATAAGGGCGATTACACTATTCCTGTAGTGATTAAGCTTTATAAGAATAGAAGTTTTTCTTTTGTTACAAAGACGCCTCCTGCATCTGAGCTTATAATGAAAGCATTGAAAATAGAAAAAGGTTCTTCTATGCCGAATAAAACTAAGGTAGGAAAACTCTCAAAAAAGGATTTGGAGAATATTGCTCGAATGAAGTTGCCGGATTTGAATACCAAGGATATAGAAAAGGCGATGAAGATTGTTGCCGGTACTGCGCAAAATATGGGCGTCGAGGTAGAATTATGA
- the nusG gene encoding transcription termination/antitermination factor NusG: protein MMEVKWYAVHTQVGFERKVKESIEKEAELLGFKDKVKEVLVPVEEIVEIKKGERKIKQKCLYPSYVFIKAHFDNALFDVIRKLTHVTGFVGNRKEPAFLSDEDVDLVFERLKKAKEAPRPAVSFKQGDKVRVTDGPFTDFVGTVEEVDLDKARLKIMVSIFCRSTPVELDYNQVDKIEE, encoded by the coding sequence ATAATGGAAGTAAAATGGTATGCTGTTCATACACAAGTAGGTTTTGAAAGAAAAGTGAAAGAGAGTATAGAAAAAGAAGCTGAGTTGCTGGGTTTTAAAGATAAAGTAAAAGAAGTGCTTGTTCCTGTAGAAGAGATTGTTGAGATAAAAAAGGGTGAGAGAAAGATAAAGCAGAAATGTCTGTATCCTAGTTATGTGTTTATAAAAGCTCATTTTGACAATGCTCTTTTTGATGTTATAAGAAAATTGACCCATGTAACAGGATTTGTAGGTAATAGGAAAGAGCCTGCTTTTTTGAGCGATGAGGATGTAGATTTGGTTTTTGAGAGGTTGAAAAAGGCCAAAGAAGCTCCCAGACCAGCGGTTTCTTTCAAGCAAGGTGATAAAGTGAGGGTTACGGATGGTCCGTTTACTGATTTTGTGGGCACGGTGGAGGAGGTGGATTTAGATAAAGCGCGCTTAAAAATAATGGTAAGTATATTTTGTCGCTCTACACCGGTGGAGTTGGATTATAATCAAGTGGATAAAATAGAGGAGTAA
- the secE gene encoding preprotein translocase subunit SecE, which translates to MNIVEKIKKFLLEVRSEIKKVVWPEKRNLFSATIAVVIFIIVVTVILSVLDYIFSILGGLVFK; encoded by the coding sequence ATGAATATTGTAGAGAAGATAAAAAAATTTTTGTTAGAAGTTCGCAGCGAGATAAAGAAAGTTGTTTGGCCAGAGAAAAGGAATCTTTTTTCGGCAACAATAGCGGTTGTTATATTTATAATTGTTGTTACTGTAATTTTGAGTGTGTTAGATTACATTTTTTCTATATTAGGAGGATTGGTTTTTAAATAA
- the rpmG gene encoding 50S ribosomal protein L33 has translation MREIVRLACDECKRINYTTKRNKKEKKEKLHFKKFCRFCKKHTMHKEVK, from the coding sequence ATGAGGGAAATAGTTCGTCTTGCCTGTGATGAGTGTAAGAGAATAAATTATACAACGAAGAGGAACAAAAAAGAAAAGAAGGAGAAGTTACATTTTAAAAAGTTTTGTCGGTTTTGTAAAAAACATACAATGCATAAAGAGGTGAAATAG